A genomic stretch from Desulfohalobium retbaense DSM 5692 includes:
- a CDS encoding HD domain-containing protein — MTEPHFAPVPLQLQRLQQWLGDLAGAHRQPAPEDQEKIDLKYAHSLRVFQEASALCKALGLPEKQRLPVRAAALVHDCGRFPQYSRYKTFRDPDSVNHARLGLRTLREEQPLDTAEFSPAVSRDIELAVLLHNRKHLPAWLTPWHHRLCAIVRDADKLDIFAVILGHLERDVLEQDPAITLGLRPDPTRYSSELVAQVQAGAQVDYRHLVWVNDFKLLLASWVPHLVFAASRHRLRESGLLDRLLASLPADPACRSLAATLHGYSTI, encoded by the coding sequence ATGACTGAGCCCCATTTCGCGCCTGTACCGCTTCAACTGCAGCGACTGCAGCAGTGGCTTGGCGATCTGGCTGGCGCACACCGCCAGCCCGCCCCTGAGGATCAGGAAAAGATCGACCTCAAATACGCCCACAGCCTGCGGGTTTTTCAGGAAGCCTCAGCCCTGTGCAAGGCGTTGGGGCTTCCTGAAAAACAGCGCCTGCCGGTCCGGGCCGCTGCCCTGGTGCACGACTGTGGCCGTTTTCCTCAATACAGCCGCTACAAGACCTTCCGCGATCCAGACTCCGTCAACCATGCCCGATTAGGCCTGCGGACACTGCGCGAAGAACAGCCCTTGGACACAGCGGAGTTTTCCCCTGCGGTCAGCAGGGATATCGAACTGGCCGTCTTGCTGCACAACCGCAAGCACCTCCCTGCCTGGTTGACTCCCTGGCACCACCGCCTGTGCGCCATCGTCCGCGATGCGGACAAGCTGGATATCTTCGCCGTTATCCTTGGCCATTTGGAACGCGACGTCTTAGAGCAGGATCCCGCCATCACCCTCGGCCTCAGACCCGATCCGACCCGCTATTCCTCTGAGTTGGTCGCCCAGGTCCAGGCAGGAGCGCAAGTCGACTACCGGCATTTGGTCTGGGTCAATGATTTCAAACTGCTCCTGGCCAGTTGGGTGCCTCATCTGGTCTTTGCCGCCAGCCGGCACCGGCTCCGCGAAAGCGGTCTTCTCGATCGACTTCTTGCCAGCCTTCCTGCGGATCCTGCCTGCAGATCATTGGCGGCAACCCTCCATGGATACAGCACTATCTGA
- the ychF gene encoding redox-regulated ATPase YchF: protein MSLSIGIVGLPNVGKSTLFNALTKAQNAQSANYPFCTIEPNKAIVPVPDSRVSALSELVKPQKTIQATVEFIDIAGLVKGASQGEGLGNQFLANIRESDAIMHVVRCFDDEDVAHVDGSVDPVRDAEVIETELILADVQSLERKLDRVRKQAKSGEKQARALTTTGDALLEHLNAGHPVVTFADKNNEAARQLIKELGLLTAKPLLYCANVREDELDGSATHFQDLEAYAQSRQARVIPICAKMEEDLAALDEEEQAEFLASYGVEDSGIKRVIQTGYNLLGLISYFTAGPKEVRAWTICDGWTAPQAAGVIHSDFERGFIRAEVVDYATYLEKGSEAKCKEAGVMRVEGKEYVVRDGDVVHFLFNV from the coding sequence ATGTCCTTGTCCATTGGAATAGTCGGGCTGCCCAATGTGGGCAAGTCCACGCTGTTCAATGCCCTGACCAAAGCCCAGAACGCCCAGTCGGCCAATTATCCCTTTTGCACGATTGAGCCGAACAAGGCGATCGTTCCCGTCCCGGATTCCCGGGTCTCGGCGCTGTCCGAACTGGTCAAACCGCAGAAAACTATCCAAGCCACGGTTGAGTTTATCGATATCGCCGGTCTGGTCAAAGGCGCCAGCCAGGGCGAAGGGCTCGGCAACCAGTTTCTGGCCAATATCCGTGAGTCCGACGCCATCATGCACGTCGTGCGCTGTTTTGATGATGAGGATGTGGCCCATGTTGACGGGAGTGTGGATCCGGTGCGCGACGCCGAAGTCATTGAAACGGAACTTATCCTCGCCGATGTCCAGAGCCTGGAACGCAAGCTCGACCGGGTCCGCAAGCAGGCCAAAAGCGGTGAGAAGCAGGCCCGGGCCTTGACGACCACGGGCGACGCCCTGTTGGAACACCTCAATGCCGGACATCCGGTGGTCACTTTCGCCGATAAAAATAACGAGGCCGCCCGCCAATTGATTAAGGAATTGGGGTTGTTGACTGCAAAGCCACTCTTGTATTGCGCCAATGTTCGCGAAGACGAACTCGACGGCAGTGCGACCCATTTTCAGGATCTGGAGGCTTACGCCCAGTCACGTCAGGCCCGGGTGATTCCTATTTGCGCGAAAATGGAAGAAGACCTCGCCGCCCTGGACGAAGAGGAGCAGGCCGAATTTCTTGCGTCCTATGGCGTTGAAGACAGTGGCATCAAAAGGGTCATTCAAACCGGGTACAATCTGTTGGGCCTCATCAGCTATTTTACGGCCGGTCCTAAAGAAGTTCGGGCCTGGACCATCTGCGACGGTTGGACGGCACCGCAGGCGGCGGGAGTGATCCATAGTGATTTTGAGCGCGGTTTTATCCGTGCCGAGGTGGTCGATTATGCAACGTATCTGGAGAAAGGCTCTGAGGCCAAATGCAAGGAAGCTGGAGTAATGCGTGTGGAAGGCAAGGAGTACGTTGTCCGGGACGGTGACGTGGTCCATTTCCTGTTTAATGTCTAG
- the aroL gene encoding shikimate kinase AroL, producing the protein MPKRTSTDHFIRREFSVTEADATTTHSHRRPRTRFDSQKENIFLVGLRGSGKSTLGQALAERLGLQLVDTDAEVVARSNASISDLVAEKGWEGFRRIEHEVLVSVCQQAGQVVATGGGIVLLPQNRDLLAQHGQVFYLMADLPLLGDRLRQDPQQTNRPALGTAPPEEELRVTFQEREPLYFQVMNHILRADKPVDGLVQDAVMALGLSAWEAEEEHLSDPGQEGSRDD; encoded by the coding sequence ATGCCCAAACGGACATCCACCGACCACTTTATCCGCCGTGAGTTCTCTGTCACCGAGGCTGACGCGACCACAACCCACAGCCACCGTCGGCCGCGGACCCGTTTCGATTCCCAGAAGGAAAACATCTTTCTCGTCGGATTGCGCGGCAGCGGCAAATCCACTCTTGGTCAAGCCCTGGCCGAACGTCTCGGCTTGCAGCTGGTGGACACGGATGCAGAGGTTGTCGCCAGAAGTAACGCATCAATCAGTGATCTTGTGGCCGAGAAAGGATGGGAAGGCTTCAGGCGCATTGAGCATGAAGTCCTGGTCTCGGTTTGTCAACAGGCCGGGCAGGTTGTCGCCACCGGAGGCGGGATCGTCCTTTTGCCCCAAAACAGGGACCTGCTTGCTCAGCACGGCCAGGTCTTCTATCTCATGGCAGACCTGCCTTTGCTTGGAGACCGGCTCAGGCAGGACCCACAACAGACGAACCGGCCGGCTCTGGGTACCGCCCCGCCTGAAGAAGAATTGCGGGTCACGTTCCAGGAACGCGAACCCCTGTATTTCCAGGTCATGAACCATATCCTCCGGGCGGATAAACCTGTAGACGGGCTCGTCCAGGATGCCGTTATGGCTTTGGGGCTAAGCGCCTGGGAGGCCGAGGAGGAACACCTCAGCGACCCTGGGCAGGAAGGGTCACGTGATGACTGA